The DNA segment aaaaacaaaagtaaaatagTACATAGAGACATCTGTCAATCCTAAACTAAACTGTCAATGTCAagtgttcttttgttttttctataaaattagtaCTATGTAGCAACATGGTAATTATACCCATATTATTGAACAATTAATAATGCAGTggtaatattgaaaaatattgttttcaggACACATTCTTCGACCCAGAAGACGGTGGTACCCGCAACTTGCATTTATCTCTACGATTCAGCGACCGTTCTGAAATCCCATCAAGCAACTGGTTGCAGTTCGATGCCAACAACCAAGAGTTCTATGGACTCCCCTCCGCCAACGACCAGGGCAGTGTTCATTACCAACTGGTAAGTCAAATTAATTGCGTAAGAGTCTTTGCTACCCGcccatattacatattaattacttactgtaattaaaacatctaattatgataataatgttaaatttatgtataagataaataagaAGCAGTGTAAGTGTATTGACTTGAGATCCTCAATCTCTCAAGACTCAATCCTGAGATCCTTTTAAtcacggctgtgcaccaatagtcATTTCCTTGTTATAGAATGCTCATCACCTACTTGTTAAATGCACTAAGCAAATGTAGAAATCTGATAAAAATTCGTAGATTCAAAAGTTGTATTTTCctgaatgattttttaactCTCTTTACGTTGGTGTACGGACGTTTAATGTGACAACGGCATAACAAACATTGAGAAGAAGAAGGAGTAGGAGAAAGGAGAATCCTCGGACGTATACGTCAATCGAGTGGAAGAGAGATGTAGCTCAAGCGTACAATGAGTCATGCTTCTTGTGCAGATGTTCATCAATACATTAGAAGTTGTGACGTCAACAGTTCGATTATACAAACGAGTCTCATTCTCTTTCTAGATCGCAGAAGATTCGAGTAAGAAGAGCGCATACGACAGCCTCATAGTAGAAGTAGCGAAGGCGCCAACGATTCGACCCACGGTAGAGTTCCAGATGACAATGGATCCTTCACCCAATCTGATGCAAACGGCTGCAAATAAGAGAAAGATCGTCGAGAAGTTGGGCGCTTTGTTTGACCAGAAGGAGACGGAGAACATCAGAATTCAAAGCATTACTGATAATCCTCCAACTATTATATggtaagaatttttatttcccagaatttttaagaaaaaaagttGCCTATcgtaataactaatttaaaaatgaaaaaatatttcataagacAAACAAACAAGACAAGATtcaattggtttttttttaatttaatgacataCCAACATGATAATCAGAAAAATACTAAgcctttttatagaaccggtaTTAGTTTTATTCCACAAGAGTTTTAATATCCTTTTATAATCCCCAGTTTCTATAgtgatgttttattaatttaaatgaacattGAAgcttgatattattatttcgggcgatttatttacttttttttaatttttgtgacTTAAACTATACAAACATTAAGTACAGGTAAATGCGGCAAATGCTTAATATACTaactttttatacatttattaatttttcattaatttaatcaaaaacacAGCAGATTCTATGTTAGACTATGATAAAACTGAGTTATTTTGATAGAGGCTAaatctttatgtaaatttacaggTACAACACAAGCCTACCAATGGACAGGTGTCCCAAACGGGAAATTGAAGAACTACGCAACTCTATAATCGTTGACGAAAGGGGGGCCATGGGGGGCAACCTCAAAGAGAAGGTGGATCAGATCTTCGATAAGGACCTTAAAGTGATGTCCATACGGCTCATACCTTTGGGTCTTTGTGCGGAGCAGAGTACGAAGATAATTAAGCCGTCGACTCCCATCGGAAATGCGAATAGCAAAACTCAGAACGCAAGTCCAGAGTACTCAGATTATTTGGTGACGTTCGTGATACCGGCTGTGGTTATTGTGTGTATGATTTTGTTGGCGGGAATCATCGCCTGTGTCTTATACCGACGGCGGAGAACCggtaagatatattataatacagatGATGATTTGGGAAGAACTAAATTTTTGCGCTTTAATATTGGTTTAATGATATACTTTATAAGacttttaactattaattaatgacCAAAAGAatctttaattgttttatccaaaatttctgatttttttttcaagatttTGAagtacgattttttttattaaatacggaAAGTTTCTTACCAGTTTtacttgcccgctctacgttCTTAATCtgtagtaaatgttaaattagaattaattttacacataAGCACTTGTTTACGTATATGaacaaagttattttgttagacacaaaatcaattttacaATTCGtgtgataaaatttaataataaacaaaattccaATCAGGTCATGCCAATTCTTGACAAGAAAAAGGTGACAAATTCTATGTAATGCACAAATATGTTATTGGtgcacattttaatttaattaacataataatgcCACAAATTCACGCTTTCTTATTGGCTAGTGTTAaaataaccttttttaaacttatacgAATACTattcaaaaaacattttaagcagaaataaatatacatgtatataccAAATACCAATCAGAACTCCTAAAGTCCTAGactttctattaaaaatcatgCCTTTTAAAAGTGATCTCTAGAAATGCCTAGAGTAGTGTATATAGGCCTATGCAGTTGTATTTACGACTCTTATATCATCTTAATAACTCAGgtctttgtatatattttgtaggaAAAATGAGCGTTGGCGACGAAGAAGAGCGCCAAGCGTTCCGGTCAAAGGGTATACCAGTCATCTTCCAAGACGAGTTGGAAGAGAGAACTGACACCGAGCCCGTCGACAAGAGTCCCGTCATCATGCGCGAAGAGAAACCGCCCTTACTCCCGCCCGCCCCAGACTATAGGTCGGGAGAGGACGCGCCCTACAGACCGCCCCCGCCCTTCGCAGCTTCCAGAACGCCCCCGAGGCCCAAAGCGACCCCCACGTACAGAAAACCGCCCCCGTACGTGCCCCCTTAAAACCTATAAACGccccaaattttttttgtaagaaacCTAGTCGACATTGCAGctcgattttatttattgcttcgATCGGCATTTACCgaaatttgcattttatttcGAGAAAATGTTGGATAACCTCGTAATGTAATTGTGCACAAGAGTACGAATTTCGTAAATTTGGCGTTGTATTTACTGCGTAATTAAAGACTTACCTACATTCGTAAAATACAAATCCAGTCTTATTGCCCTTTTGACTAAAGTActtttcgtctctttctgtccaGAGAtgttgaaaagagacagatgtACTTCAGTGACATCGGTGCAATTAGATTGTTATGAGTGAGGTGGTTGATTAGtagatgaattttaaatttagaacacaAATTATGGCGATGCTATTTTACACTTTTATGATGTTGGCTAAATGTGCCATTGTGTgcatgaattttaaatacgaCATATCGTAACGTTTTAGCATTTAGCATAGTTCTTCCAACACTGAAATTGTGTGTTTGTGAATTTTAGAATAGAGGAATGTATTGGTATAGTGTTACGCactgtatttaatttgaagtGCTTCTAGGGAAACGGATATACTACGAGTTAATTTTGAATGATATATGCATCgatttttaatactgtttGAATGAGACACTTTATTGTAGTCGTGAATTATACAACTGACCCTAGTTTAAGTtacgaatatatatttttaagagtaaaatatcattttgtaCTTGTCTAATTACCATAGCTGTAAGGTTAACAAATTGTAACTATAGGGATATATTAACGAAATGAGCTATGAGATAACATTTCTTtggatgtatttttttcaaccGTTTACTAATTTAGGAGTTTtgcatttattgatttttttagcgTTATACGGTTTTATAGGCAGctgattttattcatttattttttcacatcaatatattttattgtacttaATTAATGTCCATGAGATGCcgtaccatttttttttatatatttctttatgagcagctattttttttaatcacgtGAACGACTAATGAACGCACATATTTATGTCAtgatttttctaatttaataaaatggtcTAGTGAtgattgtgattttattttaaaacccaACAAACTAACCTCCAAAGAAGCggagtaaatatttttttcgattaaatataaataaaaaaaaagtgacaTCCGTACATAACGGCAACATTACAATGCTgccattttaaaatagataattttcatttttttttaataataataataattgtttatcacAAGAATATGGTACTAAATGTTAAGGTGCTAATCGTAATTCGATCGCATATAATTCTACACACAAAATTAGAGCCAACTCGGAAGCACAATTGGGCGGATACTATCCGGCCCGCTCGACTTATGAATGTCCAAAGAAGATAGTGAACAGATATCCTCTGACATACACGCAAACTCCCGCCCGCTGcacaaataatttgttaaaatatattgttattacttaataaatattattaagaccACATTGAAGTTTCACTTGCTATGTACAACTCATACTTTTCCCATTTTCTATATGTATCTTCTTCTTCGTTAGGCCTTCTTCccgttattattttaacagacGTTTTAGATCGAGAGTTTAGGTAATGAAAGAACattgctaaaaataaataacattaccaaatttttgaaattactaTTGACTAGTAACCAGCTACAAAGAGCGACGCTAAtgcgaattaaaaaaaaagcattaggtataataaattttaaagaatttagcAAGAGTATAATACTgcacaattattaataatataataatatttagcctaaaaaaatataaaatatagcctTCTCTATATTTTTTCGTAACAAATTCATTCcctttgtaaattttaaattttaatttaatacaccaGTGCCTTTTCTTGTAGCGTAACATAAAAATCTACTCTATTTAGTGAAAAacgaagaaaattatttttattttataaagaaaacttatattatacatactttataaCTGACTAAAAACAAATGGTTTGCGATTCAACGTGTATATATCTTCTTTGTATGTATCTTCTTTGATATACACAATCTGTGAAGACTGAAGTGTGAACTATAATATCTATCAGATAAGGTGACACTTCACACTATTAAATAGTTACTGACAGAATCAGTCAATCAGCTGACAGCTGTACCCAATATTcaagaatttgaattttgtaaaacacaaacaacaataaataagctCTTGTTTTTGGTTAAAAATGTgcattattacaaaaataatatttatttaaatttgattagtATTTGTTCATTCTAATAATCcatttgaaataattgaataaaaatgatacaTGATGCTCTATTAATTCTTTGGGATTGTGTCCAAACATCGGAAGGAGTCCAGGTTAGATTTTATCTTATTGTTTACATAgtatgtaaaattgtaaagttcttaaaaaacttcaaaaaatctTGCAGCTGCAATAGTGTAAATCTTAAATGTCTTTCGATACTTTTCTTTTAGCAAGAACCACTTACTTACGCTAATGAAGGAGATGCAGtcatttacaaacaaatatctaaaattgCATATAGTCACCATAAGATCCAAAATTTCGTAATTGGAACTGGATATTTGTCAAGAAAAGCTCATGAAGgtaatattagttatattttaaacccaatatttttaaggtaGAATATTTAAAGTCTCATTTGTTTGCTGGCCCTATTAACAGTGGTATGCTATTTGTAAGAACTTAAAGTTATTGTGCCTTCAAGTTCTAATCTTTTCAATTTCTTTCTCGTTCTATCTTTCTTTTTCGTTCTAATCTTTGTAATAATCTtaagttaaaacttaaaccacTTTTCAGCATCTGGACACAGAATGTTTGGTTTATATGGACAAGCATTAAGTGAGGGAATATCAGAAGTTCTACAATCTTATAAAGAAACTCTAAAAGATGTAGAAAATCTTGTTATTGGTAATAAAAACTACACATTAGCGTTTGTATATAGCTATGTTGAGAAATATCAAGGCCTATTTAATACCTTAAACAGAATTATTGCAACGTTAAAGGAAAGAAGACTTGTTGGTTGTCAGATTTTAAGCCTCTTGcatcaatatattttgagtGGTAATGAAATGGTACATGAAGCTATTGTAAAGTAAGTTACACCACACCTTATCATGTGAATTTCAATTGCTATGGTACATTTTCACATAttcttttaattgtttaatttttttttgttaccaaagtgttaaaaatatattgaaatcaaTTCTTTcagaatattttcaaatatcaatGCTGTGTTTATGAATCAACTATGCACTTGGTTATTATATGGAGAGCTTAGAGATCCCTATGaagaatttttcattaatagtataaataagaATGACTCAACAGACACTTTTTCATCATATCAATCAAACACAATTACAATTACATGTGAGAAGTCACTGGTATCAACAGTAagatataacttttattattattatgtatttattttttacatcttGCATTCAGTTACAAAATTCCCCtttatctatacatatatatacagacaaaaataataaatgttttgtcacTATCACTACTCTCCAtcatgctttttttttaattatttatttatttgcttatcagtactcctacagctcattaaacaatatccaaaaaaaatacattaacattaaaataacatttacatgtacatatatctatactataatattataaagaggaaaggtttgattttttgtttgtttgtttgtatgaattgaataggctccgaaactacttggcagatttgaaaaattctttcactgttggaaagctacatcattcctgagtgacataggctatatttcattttcaaaaaaataggcatccttactaaaattacgataacattaacatttgtttattatttgatacaattctaacagatggcgctgagttaaaggtagtagtttggcaagacgacgtttgccaggtcagctagtttataataaattccaaGATGCATTGatcactattatatatttttaataaaaaggaagaataacaataacaatatctttttatattatttttatgggtacattaaatatatatctgatCATATACATGACTGACTTATGTAAATAGTTTGTATTAGAcagaataattgaaaataggGAGGTTTGTCTTGTATTGTATGTAGAAGGGATGTGAAgtagtaaaattttgtatttttgtaaaaattatgtattgaaacatataataaatatgtgaaatatCTTTTGATAAAGATATAATTGCTACACATTTCTATGCACTAcctaagtattaaaatagtaagATTAAATGGTTTAACATTGGAGTAAAAGATTTATTCAAATAGtactgtttattttgttttttgtttatattctgTGTCCTGTTACAGTctccaaaattaaataagaattgcAGACTTATATTGAAATCCTTACAGCTACAGCAAACACCTCTGGATTGtggttataatttaaactcaaCAATGATACCATATTTTATACCATTGTCTTTGGCACAAGAGATATTGTTTGTGGGAAAAACGGTTATACTATTTGGCTTTGATCCGAAAAAAGTAAAGAAGAATAATGTGTTTTCTATGAGCAAAGCTTTGATACCCTTACAGAAGATTAACATTGAATCAAGaaggtatgtttattttacaaaactatCAATTGATTCAAACAAAAGATATACATTCTATTTATACTACaaataccaaataaaataagatatagaACACAATCTGCCTAACTAAAATCAACTTAATccaaaataatctttatattacCGGAGTTATGTAATCTAACATAagttaagttacatttatttatatttttgttaataattagaagTACAAATGTTAACATTCATCTGACACTTAAATACCCCATAAATAATACACATGTTTAAGATTTTTGTCATTCCAAAAAGGTTTATGTTATAAACCTTCAAACAAACAGTTTCTCTTTTATGAACATTTCTCAAACAACCACCACCAAACTTTactcttattatataaattttttactgTATGGGTAATTTTAGTACTTGAAAACTATTCAAATTTagcataataaaaatgtaaaaatcaaaaaaaaaaataaaatttcttttacttaattaaaagtttttttctataacaaacaatttatCCTATTTTTCATTgggtatattttgtttataatgttatattatagaatGTCATATCTCAGGCTTACAATTTGGGAAGAAAAAGAAGCGGAATTTCATGAAAAATTGCAAAAGCTTAAAAATCCTGATGAGTTTGAAGTGTGTCATTTGAAGTCTGTTGTGAGAGACATAAAAGAATGTGTTACTAAGGTGAGTTTATAGTTGTTGTCTATGACTACAATGttactttaaaaagtattCTTTTAGGgtacatatttcaaaatatatattctacagAAAACGAGtgtgacatttatttataggtatctatttatttaatttagagttATGAGGAAGTTATATTGATTTGAGATCCTCATTGACTAAGGTAAATTCCAATTGAAAGCATGGCACTTTTTTAGTTGacagtaatttttttcaaagtcATATTACTAAAGAACTATAGTAGATAATAATGATAACCTATGAAATATCTATTGTCAAATCTCgggctaatattattatgacacaaaatatatgattaaaagAATGCATATTGttagattacatttttttaattatgccaGATCAGTTTACAGACGTAAAAATTTGCCTGTCCCATACTCTGTGTGGTTTagttaaaccaaataaaattcaataaatattccaGCATTTATGGATAGTCGCAGTGGAAGAAGCTCAACTCCTTCACGAGTTGCATCTGATGAAAGACTTCTACCTCTTGGGTCGAGGGGAACTCTTTTTGGAACTACTTCGTTTGACTTCTCGTTTATTGGACAAACCCACTACCAGGACATCTACGAGAGgtaatatattgtttcttacacaattaaaaaaaattgtttaaaaaaaaaacttcagtTAAAACAACCTTTCGCTAACatgttaaaatgtatcaaaaatctatttatattattatttatgctattatatattattaaaagtatagaTAAAACAGACGTAGCTTTTGAAACTGATAGACAGGGACCGACGGAATGGATAGAAATTTGTGTAattccaaaataataattaataataattaattaaattgatgaTAGAAACCGTTTCGACGCCATGTTGCCAGAGAAGTGATTTGGCGGCTTCttgaaattatgaatattgctttttaaaattttgtcaaaTAGCCCATATGgtttcaaacattttgtaaaaaaacatctttGGCGATTTAAAAATGCTACGGGGagattattgccagttctttaaTTCTATGGTTTTGACgggtaatatattaatacatactgTTTTTAGATATGAACCAAGCATTTCAATTGGCTGCCAGATCAGTATTCCTAAGCAACAGTGCTGATATTGAAAAGTTCAGCTTTGAATTGCCCTATGTCAAGCCTAATACATCTGAAAACTTGTCGCTCCAGGAAGACAGCAGCtcaggtatttaaaaaaatattaattttaattcctatGACATTGTGAGGTcgaatgaaattttttttgtataatagttttcatttttttaatatatagaacagggggctcatcaatgttaagtgatatcgtcGCCCATAGACACACAATGCCGCGATGCAatgctcgcaagtgcgttgccggctcgaaaattattaggaaatacttcggtgggcagctggttcttAAACCTCGTATTCGTATTTCATATATTGAGTTTCATTTAACAGTTAACAATTCTTGGTAGGAATTGGCGATTTAATCTCTGCCAATTATATGttggcatttttttttatttaggcgATTGCaaaaaaaacacgtttttcgggaactaatttttattgtataaataagaaCATAAAGtatgatgtttttattattaaataactattgatgtatactttcataaaaatatatacagtacCTGGCCATTTATAAGTCGTAGTAATCATAGTGCTTTAGAAAGAGATACTCGCTTTGTAGAGCGTCATCTCTGTCACAATAGTCCGGTATCTATTAGGGTTCTACAAGGGTGACAGAGACGGCACTATACGAAGCTGAAGCCGAGTATCTCTTTCTAAAGCACGATGCGATTCATAAATGGCCAGGtactgtacatatatattttggagGAGACTGTTTTTAACAAGCGtcacaattttttatacagtGGCGGACGGTTGgtcatcaataatattaaaatacgatTTCAAGTGGCCTTTACACTTGTTGTTCGCACCGGAAGTACTAGCACGCTACAATGACATGTTCCGGCTACTCTTGCGCATAAAGAAAACGCAGCACGATCTACACGCTCTATGGAAGACGTACAAAAATTCGACTCGGTAagtctttatataatttaattattaactactgatttgtatcaaaattttcaaacaaagcACACAGTCAAATAACTGATTTTAGATTCAGTTCCTGTCAGCTTCATAACAAACTAATGTTTTTAATGGATAACCTACAACATTATCTCCAAGCCGATGTCTTGGAGACGAATTTCTCACGTTTAATGGATGCTGTCAGCAAGACCAACGATTTCGAGAAGCTTAAGAAGGCGCACGCGAATTTCCTGGCCGATATATTGAGCCAGTCTTTTTTGACTGTTACGGTAAGAATTCTACCTGTTTCACCTTTCCGTCGTTCCACATCTGAGCATTTTCTAAGGCAGCtttttccaaaccaattcgacttagggtccttcaaaaatagAGCGTAGGATTGTTTAAAAGGCAACGCACTGCCAGCCCTGTGAAAATGTCAGTGTCTATGGGCAGCATTACTGAAAATCATTcatcaaaaaaaattcttacccctacaagtgttatttttttgcagGACACTTGATTTGTACCTATCATAGTTTCTTTGAGTATTGTTATGTCTCAATACGATGTCAGGTTTTGCCAGCTCGAACCAATAAATTTCCTGTACATGTTAACTACACGAATTCTATTCCAGTTATCGTTTCCGTTTAGATTCACGCCCACGTTTTGTTGCTGCTTGATCTTTagtaaattcaaaatcatttattcacttaggtaacacaatgtacacttatggacgtcaaaaagaaatacacaTTTAGCTTCTCATTTTATagttactgccagttctcaaatcaagggtgtagaacggATGAGACAttctggcaataaactctgcaCCACTCTGttaaatcgccaagttttttgttttacacaatgcttgtaaaAAGCTGCAACCATTGCACCATGATCCACAtgacattttaagtaattaattgttaattaataataataaaaaaaaaaagatttgtccACTATCAGCAGTAGAAATAGTGAAATAGAAGCACGctcttacattctcgtggaaATAACACGcaattatatattgatttaaagtatttgattaaattttttctggTGTGAGGTTATTGAGATTAAGAAATTGGCATTTCGTTAAGATTTCACACAACATcagatcaaataaaataaatcaaatgtcTGCTAATTATTAGTTAGGGGCTGCTTTTGAGATATATTGcacttatttctttttttatcttattcttAACTTAAAACCAACGTTCGTTAATATATAATGCTTCCTATCTCATTTtgtcccacgttaaatcttatgcaTTTCTGTGTCTGTCTCTTTTTTACTGTCCCGTTTTCATTTCTttcaaaaaatctataaattataaatcttattttaataattatagtttctatcaaaataaataattgatattactTACTAACTTACCAATTGAAATTACAATTGTCTTCTTATGttgaaactaaatttttcaaggtttcacttctaccacgtaagaattgcattttttttatattggggtttaaatttttttttattattaacacttgGTTGTAAAAAAtcgttgaaatatattttcaagtataaaatattgttagtttGGGAGAGATGATCCTTAAACGCAGTTTCCCTTACAGGCCGAAGACACTGAG comes from the Pieris rapae chromosome 3, ilPieRapa1.1, whole genome shotgun sequence genome and includes:
- the LOC110991870 gene encoding gamma-tubulin complex component 4, which encodes MIHDALLILWDCVQTSEGVQQEPLTYANEGDAVIYKQISKIAYSHHKIQNFVIGTGYLSRKAHEASGHRMFGLYGQALSEGISEVLQSYKETLKDVENLVIGNKNYTLAFVYSYVEKYQGLFNTLNRIIATLKERRLVGCQILSLLHQYILSGNEMVHEAIVKIFSNINAVFMNQLCTWLLYGELRDPYEEFFINSINKNDSTDTFSSYQSNTITITCEKSLVSTLQQTPLDCGYNLNSTMIPYFIPLSLAQEILFVGKTVILFGFDPKKVKKNNVFSMSKALIPLQKINIESRRLTIWEEKEAEFHEKLQKLKNPDEFEVCHLKSVVRDIKECVTKHLWIVAVEEAQLLHELHLMKDFYLLGRGELFLELLRLTSRLLDKPTTRTSTRDMNQAFQLAARSVFLSNSADIEKFSFELPYVKPNTSENLSLQEDSSSVADGWSSIILKYDFKWPLHLLFAPEVLARYNDMFRLLLRIKKTQHDLHALWKTYKNSTRFSSCQLHNKLMFLMDNLQHYLQADVLETNFSRLMDAVSKTNDFEKLKKAHANFLADILSQSFLTVTAEDTEGPNTLDSINNPVLNNIVELLRLGHSFCNLSEVTTDADDEDYYIRGYSERFNKLVKQLMQLLVSLREKPCGVYLARLLMRLDYNRWLSAEAQLTQSVTNMLRY